In Salana multivorans, a single genomic region encodes these proteins:
- a CDS encoding universal stress protein, which translates to MTDPTATPASTADAPATVATAGTILVGVDAETPSLRALEWALRRAARTGARVVAAWTVTSHESDDDAERALTERLREARVAVEALDAADPGPRPDRPDTDDPDAPARPALEAELLHGDVVGSLLARAATADLLVIGTNYTPSVVGRLRGTRALKLADDAPVPVVIVPDVELGGRRGIVVGVDGTDKDAPAVPWAAAEAAASGDELVLLNAAALPVGAVPAYADADEVQDAVVAAARDTVNAIAARVREAHPDLEITGRITSELPVVALSEAGATASLVVVGSRGLGVLRRFLQGSVSAEVVLTLAGPVAIVS; encoded by the coding sequence ATGACGGATCCGACCGCGACCCCCGCGAGCACCGCCGACGCGCCGGCCACCGTGGCGACCGCCGGGACGATCCTCGTGGGCGTCGACGCCGAGACCCCGAGCCTGCGCGCGCTCGAGTGGGCACTGCGGCGCGCGGCCCGAACCGGCGCGCGCGTCGTCGCCGCGTGGACGGTCACGTCGCACGAGAGCGACGACGACGCCGAGCGCGCCCTGACCGAGCGGCTCCGCGAGGCGCGCGTCGCGGTCGAGGCGCTCGACGCCGCCGACCCCGGGCCGCGACCGGACCGCCCGGACACCGACGACCCGGACGCTCCCGCCCGGCCCGCGCTGGAGGCCGAGCTGCTGCACGGCGACGTCGTCGGCTCGCTCCTCGCTCGCGCCGCGACCGCCGACCTGCTCGTCATCGGCACGAACTACACGCCGAGCGTCGTCGGCCGCCTCCGCGGCACCCGGGCGCTCAAGCTGGCGGACGACGCGCCCGTCCCCGTCGTCATCGTCCCCGACGTCGAGCTGGGCGGGCGCCGCGGCATCGTCGTCGGCGTCGACGGGACGGACAAGGACGCGCCGGCGGTGCCGTGGGCGGCGGCGGAGGCCGCGGCGAGCGGCGACGAGCTGGTGCTCCTCAACGCGGCCGCGCTGCCGGTTGGCGCCGTTCCCGCCTACGCCGACGCCGACGAGGTGCAGGACGCGGTGGTCGCCGCCGCGCGGGACACCGTCAACGCGATCGCCGCTCGCGTGCGCGAGGCGCACCCGGACCTGGAGATCACCGGCCGGATCACGTCGGAGCTGCCGGTGGTTGCGCTCTCCGAGGCGGGTGCGACGGCGTCGCTCGTTGTCGTGGGCAGCCGCGGTCTCGGGGTGCTGAGGCGGTTCCTCCAGGGGTCGGTCAGCGCGGAGGTCGTGCTCACGCTCGCCGGCCCGGTGGCGATCGTCAGCTGA
- a CDS encoding DUF488 domain-containing protein, translated as MGEIRLERIYAPAGPDDGYRILVDRLWPRGISHERAALDLWLKDVAPSSDLRERWHHDPATWPTFVSEYEAELRDDDHREALATLRSAAVDHPVVTLLYAARDTEHNEAVVLRSVVLDEPVPGVS; from the coding sequence GTGGGAGAGATCAGGCTCGAGCGCATCTACGCGCCCGCCGGGCCCGACGACGGCTACCGCATCCTGGTCGACCGTCTCTGGCCGCGCGGCATCAGCCACGAGCGCGCCGCGCTCGACCTGTGGCTCAAGGACGTCGCCCCGAGCAGCGACCTGCGCGAGCGCTGGCACCACGACCCCGCGACGTGGCCGACGTTCGTCAGCGAGTACGAGGCCGAGCTCAGGGACGACGACCACCGCGAGGCCCTCGCCACGCTGCGCTCGGCCGCGGTCGACCACCCCGTCGTCACGCTTCTCTACGCGGCCCGCGACACCGAGCACAACGAGGCCGTCGTGCTCCGGTCGGTCGTGCTCGACGAGCCCGTGCCGGGGGTCAGCTGA
- a CDS encoding glutaredoxin domain-containing protein has translation MTEPTPSPDTSPTTPPTTPPPDGSVLVYGADWCGDCRRTKAQLRALDVPFTWVDLVAEPERAEEARAISGRTNIPVVVYSDGSHQVEPSNADVAARLGELGIRFWD, from the coding sequence ATGACCGAGCCCACGCCCTCCCCCGACACCTCACCCACCACGCCGCCGACCACGCCGCCGCCGGACGGCAGCGTCCTCGTCTACGGTGCCGACTGGTGCGGGGACTGCCGCCGCACCAAGGCCCAGCTCCGGGCGCTCGACGTCCCGTTCACCTGGGTCGACCTCGTCGCCGAGCCCGAGCGGGCCGAGGAGGCGCGGGCCATCTCGGGGCGGACGAACATCCCCGTCGTCGTCTACTCCGACGGCAGCCACCAGGTGGAGCCGAGCAACGCGGACGTCGCGGCCAGGCTCGGCGAGCTCGGGATCCGCTTCTGGGACTGA
- a CDS encoding universal stress protein — protein sequence MSESAPTASVSTILVGVDGGVPACRALEWALRRASHTGALVRAVWVDEERGHSDEPVTAKALAYQLERAAAAAGLTPASTPTVEQELVSGDVVDELRRRASEADLLVIGTNFHHGVIGWFRGTRALTLAADASVPVVVVPDVELDGRADVVVGVDAAGHADQAVLWAAAEAAASGQTLVLLQATPLMVGSVPAYVEVGNLHTELVEEAREAVDRLATELTEHEPGLRVRGNVTTEWPVQALSQAGRTASLVVVGSRGLGAIRRFVQGSVSSEVVLSLTGPVAIVR from the coding sequence ATGTCCGAGTCCGCACCCACCGCATCGGTGAGCACCATCCTCGTCGGGGTCGACGGGGGAGTCCCCGCGTGCCGCGCGCTCGAGTGGGCGCTGCGACGGGCGAGTCACACGGGTGCGCTGGTCCGCGCCGTGTGGGTCGACGAGGAGCGGGGCCACTCCGACGAGCCCGTCACGGCCAAGGCACTCGCCTATCAGCTCGAGCGCGCCGCCGCCGCGGCGGGCCTGACGCCGGCGTCGACCCCGACGGTCGAGCAGGAGCTCGTCAGCGGCGACGTCGTCGACGAGCTGCGCCGCCGCGCGAGCGAGGCCGACCTCCTCGTCATCGGGACGAACTTCCACCACGGCGTCATCGGGTGGTTCAGGGGCACCCGCGCCCTCACCCTCGCCGCGGACGCCTCGGTGCCCGTCGTGGTCGTGCCGGACGTCGAGCTCGACGGCCGCGCGGACGTCGTCGTCGGCGTCGATGCCGCCGGTCACGCCGACCAGGCCGTGCTGTGGGCGGCCGCCGAGGCCGCGGCCAGCGGGCAGACCCTCGTCCTCCTGCAGGCGACGCCGCTCATGGTCGGCTCGGTCCCCGCCTACGTCGAGGTCGGGAACCTGCACACGGAGCTGGTCGAGGAGGCGCGCGAGGCGGTCGACCGGCTCGCCACCGAGCTGACGGAGCACGAGCCGGGGCTGCGCGTGCGCGGCAACGTGACGACGGAGTGGCCCGTCCAGGCGCTCTCGCAGGCCGGCCGGACCGCGTCGCTCGTGGTCGTCGGCAGCCGCGGGCTCGGTGCGATCCGACGGTTCGTCCAGGGCTCGGTCAGCTCCGAGGTCGTCCTCAGCCTCACCGGCCCGGTCGCGATCGTCCGGTAG
- a CDS encoding thiol-disulfide oxidoreductase DCC family protein encodes MSARAGVVVIDGYCGVCARSADLLVRLDRRAHLTIVPSQELGALDRYGLTPGQVAASVWFLPRPADGGRGGGRTARPVGGARAVGAALDTALGIRLFEPIAGAPLLGRVIERGYRWVAANRRRLPGATPWCHRVDTCAEPA; translated from the coding sequence ATGAGCGCACGGGCCGGAGTCGTCGTCATCGATGGGTACTGCGGCGTCTGCGCCCGCAGCGCCGACCTCCTCGTGCGCCTCGACCGTCGCGCGCACCTCACGATCGTCCCCTCCCAGGAGCTCGGCGCCCTCGACCGGTACGGGCTGACTCCGGGGCAGGTCGCCGCCTCGGTCTGGTTCCTGCCGCGCCCGGCCGACGGCGGGCGCGGCGGCGGTCGGACCGCCCGTCCGGTCGGCGGTGCCCGCGCGGTCGGCGCCGCGCTCGACACGGCCCTCGGCATCCGCCTGTTCGAGCCGATCGCCGGGGCGCCGCTGCTCGGCCGGGTGATCGAGCGCGGGTACCGGTGGGTCGCGGCCAACCGGCGCCGTCTCCCGGGCGCGACCCCCTGGTGTCATCGCGTCGACACCTGCGCCGAGCCGGCCTAG
- the mnhG gene encoding monovalent cation/H(+) antiporter subunit G: MDAFAIVPGSTLAHVLDTVAAILFLAGSFLVMVAGIGIARFPDLLARMHAATKPQSLGLAMLMTALALEIRTGNVIWTLLLVVMFQLFTAPVSAHMVGRAGYRTRRVREDLLRIDELTVDLDAINAEREARDAELEAEAVRRANEDEAVRRADDETVRDS, encoded by the coding sequence ATGGACGCCTTCGCCATCGTGCCGGGCTCGACGCTCGCGCACGTGCTCGACACCGTCGCCGCCATCCTGTTCCTGGCCGGCTCGTTCCTCGTCATGGTCGCCGGCATCGGCATCGCCCGGTTCCCCGACCTGCTCGCCCGGATGCACGCGGCGACCAAGCCCCAGTCCCTCGGCCTCGCGATGCTCATGACCGCGCTCGCGCTCGAGATCCGGACCGGGAACGTCATCTGGACGCTGCTGCTGGTCGTCATGTTCCAGCTCTTCACGGCGCCCGTCTCGGCCCACATGGTGGGTCGCGCCGGGTACCGGACGCGCCGCGTCCGCGAGGACCTGCTCCGGATCGACGAGCTGACCGTCGACCTCGACGCGATCAACGCCGAGCGCGAGGCCCGCGACGCCGAGCTCGAGGCGGAGGCCGTGCGTCGCGCCAACGAGGACGAGGCGGTCCGCCGGGCCGACGACGAGACCGTCCGCGACTCCTAG